CCGACGACCATGCCCATGAGCACGAGGCCCACGCGCCACTCGCGGCGGGCGGCGAGCCGGTACACGAGGTAGAGCATCGCGGCGACGGACAGCCACCAGATGATGGGGTTCGCGATCGAGGTGATGGACGCCGAGCACGCGTCGATCGTGCAGCCCGACTCCCCGTAGCCGTAGCCCTCGTAGTAGAACTGCGTCGGCCGGTAGAGCAGCAGCCAGAGCCGCGGATCCGCCCGGTACGGGTGCGTCACGTCGAGCCCCACGTTGAACGCGTACTGCTGCGCGAGGTAGTGCCAGAGGCTCTGCAGCGGCAGGGGCACCCACGCGAGAGAGCCCTGCCAGGCGTTCGCGCCCTCGGCCGCCCAGTTGCGGAAGTACCCGTTCGAGGTGGCGAACCAGCCCGCGTAGGAGGCGAGGAACGCGGCGATCGCGGGCGGGACGAGGAGGAGGAACGAGACGGGACCCTGGACCGCGGCGCCCGCCGTGAACCACGCGGCGAGCCCGTGCCGGCGGCGCAGCAGCATGTCGGTGAGCACCACGTAGAGGCCGAAGCCGGCGAGGAAGAAGATGCCGGACCACTTGACGGACGAGGTCGCGCCGAACGCGAGGCCGGCCGCGATCAGCCACGGACGCCACAGCACGACCGGGCCGAACTCCATCGGGCGCGCGTCGTCGGGACGGGCGGCGCGGCGGCGCGCGAGCAGCGCCGTGAACCGGCGCTCGTGCCAGGTGCGGTCGAGGAGGATCGCGCCGAAGCCGAGCAGGCCGAAGAACATGACGTGGGTGTCGAGCAGCGCGATGCGGCTCATCACGATGGCGTGGCCGTCGATCGCGAAAAGGAAGCCGGCGATCGTCGCGACGACCGCGGAGCCCGTGAGCCGGCGGGCGATGAGCATGAGGAGGAGGACGGCGAGCGTGCCGACGACGGCCGTCGCGATGCGCCAGCCCACGGGATCCGCCGCGCCGAAGACCGCGAGCCCGAGCGCGATGATCCACTTGCCGAGCGGCGGGTGCGCCACGAACGCGGGCGCCTGCAGGTAGCCGTCGGTCTGCCCGGCGATGAAGTCGGGGTTCGGATCCGTGGGCCACGAGCCCTCGTAGCCGAGGTGGAGGAGGGTCCACGCGTCCTTCACGTAGAAGGTCTCGTCGAACACGAGCGTGGCGGGGTGGCCGAGGCTCTGGATCCGGAGGACCGCGGCGAGCAGCGTGATGGCGATGGGTCCGCCCCAGTGCCAGGCGCGGCGGCGGGCGGGGGTCGAGACGAGGCGCGCCCAGAGGTCGTCGAGGCGGGATCCGCGGGCGGTGACGGCGCGCTCGTCGGCGCGCTGGGATGCCCGGGTCGGCGTCGCGTCGTCAGCGTGGGCGGGCTCGCGGGCGGTGTCCGCGGCGACCGGAGCGGCCGTGCCGTCCGCCGCCGTGCCGTCGTCCCCGTGCTCGGCGGGGCGGTAGGGCGAGTCGGGCACGGCTCATCATCGCATGCAGGTGCGCGGGCGCCCGGGTCGCGGACCCTCCGCGGCTCCGGCTGCGCGTCGGGACCCCGTGAGGTTCCCGGCGGGAGCCGTAGGGGTGTCGTGAGCGCGCTCGCGGGCGGGATCCGCGCGGAGGTGGACTGGGCGCATGCCCTTCCCGTGCCACGTGCCTCCCGTCCCCGTCCGTCCCGTCCCCGCCCGCCCGACGGGGGTGCGGCGATGAGCGTGCTCGCGGCGGTCGCGCCGCCGCGCTCGGATGCGTCCGCCGTGCTCGACGACGTCGTGGTGGCCGGGGTCTCGATGCGGCGGCTCGTGGAGGTGTGCGGGACCCCGTGCGTGCACTCGGGCGAGGCCATGGGGATCCGCGGCGACGAGGACGGCTGCGGCGCGCTCGTCGTCGTCGCGGTGACGGCCGTCCTCGCGGGAGCCGGAGGGGAGCGCGTCGTGTGCGTCGACGGGCACCTCGACGGCGTGGACGCGCGCTGGGGGGAGGCGCGCGTCCTCGGCCGGGGATCCGGCCGGTCCTCGGTCGTCCGGATCGTGGCCGGGGCGCCGACGTCCGGGACGGCCGCGGTCGCGCTGCCCGCCGACCTGGCGGTGGGCGACCTCGTCGTCGTGCCGTGCGGGGGATCGCCCGCCCTGCACGACGTGCGGCTCGGCGGCCGTCCCGTCGGCACCGGGCGCGTGGGCGGGCGCGGCGCGGGGGAGCGCCGCGTGCCGCCGCGTCGTCGGCGGAGGCACTGAGGTGCGCGCGCCGCTCCTCGACCCGTCCGCCGGCGGCAGCCGGGCGCGGACGCCGCGCATCGCGTTCGCGGGCGACGCCCTCCCGGCGCTCGCCGACCTCCGCGCCGCGCTCGACGGCCGGGGCGAGGAGGATCCGCGTCCCGTGCGCGCGCTCGTCGTGGGCGTCGACGCGCAGGCCGGCGGGATCCGCGGGGTGCACGCCGCCGCCCGGTGCCTCCGCGCCGTGCGCGTGCCGGACCACCTGCCGCAGCTGCGGCACCTGGTGGTCGTGGTCGGCGGGCGGATCGGCGCGATCCGGCCGGATCTCCGCGCGCTCGACGCGTGGGTGGTGCGCACGCACGCGGGGCTCGAGCGCACGCGCGGCGCGGACGTCGCCGTGACGGGGATCCTCGCGTCCGGCTGCGTGACGCCGCGGCTCCTCACGAACCGCGTCGTCGACCTCGTGCGGCACCCGATCGCCGCGCCGCGGATCGCCGTGGAGTGGGCGGACATCCGCGACCGGCGGATCCGCGACGTCGCCCTCGAGGCGTGGTGCTGATCCGCCGGTCGGCGATCGCGCGGCCCGGAGGCGGGGAGGCCTAGGCCTCCTCGGCCTCCTGCTCCTCGTCGAGCATGAGGAACAGGCCCGCGTAGGGCTCGAGCTGAACCGGGAAGCTGGACAGGTCGTCGACCGTGCCGACCTCCTCGCCCGTGGTCGCGTCGCGCACGACGCGGCGGCTCGGCAGGTGCTCCGAGCGGACCGTCGCGAGGATCGGCTCGCCCGTGAAGTTGAGCACCGTGAGCTGCAGGCGCGCGTCGGCCTCCAGGTCGCCGTTGTCGAGGCGGTGCACCATGACGAGCATGCCGGGGTGACCGACGTCCGGGACGTCGAGCTGCGTGCCGAGCGCGACGTCGAAGCGCTCGCGCACCTCGAGCACGCTGCGGAGCCCCGACGCGAACGACGACGGGTCGCCGATCTGCGCGGGGAGCGATCCGTACAGCGAGCGGCCGCGCGGCATGCCGGATCCGGACCCGGTCGCCTCGGGCGCCGCGTCCAGCAGGTCGTGCCCGCCGCGGTGCACCCAGCGGGTGTCGCCGCCCTCGATGAGGTCGGCCACCTGCGACGCCTGCAGCGGCAGCACGCCGAGGAGGTCCCACGCGGAGAGCGCGAAGACGCCCGGCTGCCACGCGTTGAACTTCGCGAGCAGGAGGTGCGCGGCGCGGATCCCGTCGACGTCGCCCTCGCCGATCGCGTCGAGGGTCGTGAAGCCCTGCGCGGCCGCGATGACGGACGCCGTGGTGCAGGCGATGCCGTTCGTCGTGAACACGTGGTTGTAGTCGGCGCTGTCGCCCGTGAGCTCCTCGAGGAGGTCGCCGCGGATCGTCTCCGCGAGGTCGGCGCCCGTCATCTCGTCGCCGCGGAACGGGAACACGTCGGCGCAGTGCTCGGTCGCCCAGTGCACGAGCTCGTAGGTGAGCTCGTCGTGGTTCTGCAGCGCGTGCACGAGGGTGACGGGCTCGACGCCGACCTCGAGCGAGGTGCGGAGCGTGAGGCGCAGGAACTCGGTGTCGCCGGTCGCGAGCGCGTGCTGGTACGCGGGCCGGTTGATGAAGTCGTAGGAGAGGTCGGCGCCGACGCGGCCGGTGTCGCGGATGTCCTCCATCGTGAGGTTCAGCTCCTGGAAGGAGAACCCGCCGACCTTGCGCACCATGCTCGCGATGAGGTGGTTCGCCGCCTCCGAGAGCGGGTGGCCCTCGGACCAGGCCGGGCCCTCGACGCTCTTCTCCACGCCGAGGAAGCCGTTCGCGTCGAGCCGCAGCGCGCTCGCGCCGAGGTCGCCGAGCGAGTGCAGCGCGTCGCCGATGACCATGCGCATGCCCGCGAACGTGGGGTCGAGCCAGTTGATGGAGGGCTGGCCCTGCTTGAAGTAGTGCAGGTACACCCAGCGGCGGGTGCGGCCGTCGACGCCGAGCACGGGCGCGGTGGCGCTCCAGTTGGTCTCCTTGACGCCGGGCGCGTAGAAGATCACCCGCTGCAGGCGGCCGATGATGTAGCCCTGGTCGGCGAGCGCCTGCTCGGCGGCCACGTCGAGGTTGACGGCGTCGCGGCCCGGCAGCACGTCGGGCAGCAGTCCCCAGTCCTCCTCGGGGATCTCGACCATGTGGTAGATCCCGGGGAAGTCCTTGTAGCCCATCTCCGCGAGGCGGAAGTCGGCGCCCTTGCCGGTGTGCCCGGGCACGATGTCGTCGATGACGCTGCCGCCGTGCTGGTCGGCTACCTCGGTGAGGCGGCGGAACTCGTCCTCCGTGCCGAACGCGGCGTCGATCTGGGTGCTGATGCGGTCGAAGTGGCCGTCGACGCTCGCGGTCTGCGACCACTCGGTGATGCCGCCCGCGAGCTTCACGGGCCCGGTGTGCACGGCCTCGATGCCGATGGACTGGAAGATCTCCCACAGCTGCGGGTCGCCGAGCGCGCCGAGGTACGACTCGCCGGGCTTCGTGATGAGCGAGATCGGGTACGCCGTGAACCACACGGACGCGGTGTCGATGGCGCGGCGCGCGTCCGGCCGGGCGTAGGGGTTCGACCACATGCTGGGCGATCCCGAGAGGCCGCGGCTCAGCACGTCGGCGTCGCCGAGCATCGACTGGCGGCGGAGCCACTCGACGTAGGAGGGGTTCGACGCGTCCGCGGCGCGCGGGTCGTTCGACGAGCGGCGGATCCCGCTGGCGCGCAGCTGCGGACGGGCACGGAGGCGGGCGGGGCGCGCCGGGAAGCGGTCCTCGTCGTACGTGATCTCCGTGGGCTCCGGCTCGGGGATCGCGTTCGTCTCGATGGCGTCGTCCACTGGTGCTCCTCGGGGGTGGTGGTGCGTCGTGCCCGATCCGGGCGCCGTCGGCCCGCGGGGCCGCTGTGACGAGCGTACGCAGGATGCGGGGGCGGCGTGCGGGGTCGCCCGTCGTTCGGCATCGTCTCGGTCGGCGCGCGCGGCGGGGCGCGCGGGGGCGTGACGGGGCGGTCGCGGTCCGGTCACGGGTGCCCGCGTACGGTCCGTGCATGACTACCGCGCTGGCCACCATCGAGTACGACGGCGATGCCCAGACGTGGGGGATGCACGTCCCCGGGCGCACGCTCGCGCTGCCCGACGGCTTCCGCGGCATCAGCGAGGCGGAAGAGCGCAGCCTGCTGCGCGCGGTCCTGCGCTCGTGGGGTCTGCGTCCTGCCGTGGCGATGACCGCGTGGACGCAGTCCGGCGGGCGGACCTGGGTCCTCCGCGTCCAGGACTACGACGCCGCTCCGCGTGCCGATGGGCTGGCCGTGCTCGGCATGCCGTGAGCGCGACGCGCTGTGCTCGCGGGTCCGCCGTGGTCCGCCGCCGGTGAGGAGGGCGCGCCGCGTGCCGCGGGGGCGCCGGCCGGCCGCCGCCCGCACCCGCCGTGCCAGCATGGATCCGTGCCCGTCGTCGAGTCCCGCCGCATCGTCCCCGTGGAGCCCGCCGTGGCGTTCGCGATCTCGCAGACGCAGGGGGCGATCCGCAAGCGGTGGGATCCCTTCATCGCGCACCAGCACCTCATGGGCGGCGCGACCGAGCCGGCGAAGGGCGTCCGGACGTTCACGGTCTCGCGCCTCGGCCTCAGCATGGTGAGCGAGTACGTCTCGCACCAGCCGCCGTCGAACGTGGGCATGAAGATGACGCAGGGGTCGTGGTTCTTCGCGCGCATGGGCGGCGGGTGGCGGTTCGCGCCCGCGGAGGGCCAGCCGGGCAGCACGCTCGCGACCTGGCGCTACAACTTCGCGTGCCGGCCCGCCTGGCTCGCGCCCGTCGCCGAGCGCATCGGCGCGTGGATCCTGCAGCGCGACATGGACCGGCGCATCGACGGGTTCGCGCGCGGGTGCGCGGATCCGGTGGTGCTCGCGCACGTGGGTGCGGGCGCCCTCGCGTCCGACGGGAGCTGACGCGTGTTCCTGAGGAGCCGGTCGCGCGGGCGCGAGACCTTCGGGCTGGTGATCCTGGGGGTCGGCCTCTGCGTGGTGTCGGTGCTCGGCCTCACGGGCGTCTTCGGCGAGATCAGCGCAGCCGGGCGCGGTTCGACGATCGTCCTGTTGGGCGTGCCCATCGGCCTCGTCGTGATCGGCATGGGGATCGCGAACGCCATCCGCGGTTGGAGCGACCCGGGCGACGAGGAGGTCGACGACCCCGAGCACGTCGGCGACCGGGCGGGCCTCCCCGACGAGGAGGCGACGGAGGTGGACGCCACCGGCCGGGACCGCCCCGCCCCGGATGGGATGATCGACCGGTGATCATCCTCGGCGCGACCCCCATCGGCAACCTGGGCGACGCGTCGCGGCGGCTCGTGGAGGCGCTCACCTCCGCGACGGTCATCGCCGCCGAGGACACCCGCACGACCATCCGCCTGCTCGGCGCGCTCGGCGTCGAGAACCGGCCGCGCCTCATCGCGCTGCACGACCACAACGAGCAGGAGCGCTCCGCCGACCTCGTGGAGCTCGCGCGCGAGACCGACGTGCTCGTCCTCTCGGACGCCGGCATGCCCGCGATCTCCGACCCCGGCTTCCACCTGGTGGAGGCAGCGGCCGCGGCGGGCGTGCGCGTCACGGTGATCCCCGGACCGAGCGCCGTCCTCAGCGCGCTCGCCGTCTCCGGACTCCCCACCGACCGCTTCACGTTCGAGGGCTTCCTGCCGCGCAAGGGCGGCGACCGGCGCCGCGTGCTCCGCGAGCTCGTGCGCGAGCGCCGCACCATGGTCTTCTTCGAGTCGCCGAACCGGCTGCAGGCGTCGCTCGAGGACGTCGTCGCCGAGTGGGGACCCGACCGTCGCCTCGTCGTGTGCCGCGAGCTGACGAAGCTGTACGAGGAGGTGCGCCGCGGATCCGCCGCGGAGCTCGCCGCCTGGGCCGCCGAGGGCGTGCGCGGCGAGATCGTCGTGGTCGCGGAGGGCGCCGCGGCGCTCGAGGTCGACCTCGCGACCGGCGTGACGCAGGTGCTCGAGCTGGTCGCCGACGGCGCGCGCCTCAAGGACGCCGCGGGCACCATCGCCGAGGCGACCGGCCTCGGCAAGCGCGACCTGTACCAGGCGGCGCTCGCCGCCCGCTGACCGGAGCGCGCCTAGCCGACGGGATCGGCCGCGCGGCGCTCGCGGAACGCGACCATGTTCATCCGGTTGCCGCAGCGCACGCTGCAGAACCGCTTCGACCCGTTGCGCGAGAGGTCGACGAGCACCCCGTCGCAGTCGTCGGCGGCGCACACGCGGAGGCGGTCGGTGGCGTCGGAGCGCACGACGTCGACGAGGGCCATGGCGGCCTCCACGAGGATCCGGTCGGCGAGCGGCGCGTCCTCCGGCGTCGCGTGCAGGTGCCAGTCGAGGGCGTCGTGCCGGACGAGCCGCGGCGCCGCGTGATGGCGGGTGAGCAGCTCGTTCACGGGATCCACCATGGCGTCGCGGTCGAGGTCCCAGATCTCCCGCAGGCGGGCGCGGGCGCGGTGCACCTCGCGGAGCTCGCGGTCGTCGCGGTCGAAGCGGCCGGAGAAGCCGCTGCGGGTCATCAGGTCGGCGAGCTGCTCCGGGGTCGCCAGCAGGTCGTCGCCGGAGCGGGTGGCGCGCGGGGCCGTGTTGAGGATGACGGCGTCGAACGCGAGCACGTCCTCCGTGTCAGGGGTGAAAAGCAAGTTGACTCCTTATCCGCGACGAGTCTAACGTCAGGACCGTAGGCCGCGTGGCCCCTGACGAGACGAGCGCACCATGGAACGACGCCACCTGACCACCGGACTCGTCCTCGCGGTCGTGGCCGCCGCCTCCTTCGGGCTGTCGGGCGCGTTCGTGAAGCCGCTGCTCGAGGCCGGGTGGAGCCCGGTCGCCGCCGTCGCGCTGCGGGCGCTCATCGGCGGGCTGCTGCTCGCGCCCATCGCGCTCGTGCAGCTGCGCGGCGACCTGCGGCCGGTGCTGCGGGCGTGGCGCCGGGTGCTCGGCATGGCGCTCGTGGGCGTCGCGGGCGCGCAGGTCATGTACTTCGCCGCCATCGAGCGGATCCCCGTCGGCACGGCCATCCTCATCGAGTTCATGGCGCCGCTGCTGCTCGTGGCGGTGGCGTGGGCGATGACCCGGCGGCGGCCCGCGGTGCCCGTGCTCCTCGGATCCGTCGCGGCGGCGGGCGGGCTCGCGCTCGTGGTGTCGCCGTCGGGCGGCGGGGCGCTGGATCCCGTCGGCCTCCTCTTCGCGATCGGCGCGATGGTCGGCTGCGCGGGCTACTTCGCCATCGCGGCCCGCGGAGCGGACGGGCTGCCGCCGGTGGCGCTCGCGGCCGCGGGGCTGCTGGTCGCGGCCGTGCTGCTCGCGCTCGTGGGGCTGACGGGGATCCTGCCCTTCACGGGATCCGTCGCCGACGTCGTGATGCTGGGCAGCGTCGTGCCGTGGTGGGTGCCGATGCTCGTGGTCGGGGTCGTCGCGACGGCGCTCGCGTACGGCGCGGGGATCACGGCGGGCGCGATGCTCGGATCCCGCCTCGCGTCGTTCACGGGGCTGCTCGAGGTCGCGGCGGCCGGCGCCTGGGCGTGGCTGCTGCTCGGCGAGGAGCTGACGGCGCTGCAGCTCGTAGGCGGCGCGCTCATCGTGGCGGGCATCGTCGCGGTGCGGTTCGACGCGCGGGCGGAGGCGCTGCCGGTGGGCGAGGACGCGGGAGCGGCGGCGACGGCCTCGCCCGCCGGCTGATCCGCTACGGCGCCGGCGACTCCGCCGCGTCGACCGGCTCGAGGTGCCGCAGCACGCGCTTGAGGTGCATCGCGGTGAGCACGCCCGGCCCCATCGCCTGGCCGAGCTCCTGGGCCCGCCGGTCGACCGCCTCCACGAGCAGGCGCACCTGCCTGGCCGCCTCGCCCATCGCGCGGTGGCGCTCGGGGGAGTCCGGGTCGTCGAGGTCGAGCACGCCCGCGACCGCGTGGCACGCGTCGTGGATCGGCCCAGCGATCTCGCGGTCGAGGCCCATCGCGCCCCGCTCCCGCCAGGTGGTGTCCGCGAGCGCCGCGGACACGTCGCGGACGTGGAACACGATCTGGTCCATCGCCTCCAGCCGCGCGTGGTCGATGCGCACGTCGCGCTTGTTCACCAGCGCGCGCGGGTTGCCCTTGCGGCTCTCGTCGGCCTCGGCGAGCTCGGCCCGCACGGCGCGCGCGGTGCCCGCGAGGTCCTCGCTCGCGCGGATCCAGTCGTCGTGCGCGGGCGGGGAGTCAGCCTCGACCGCGTCGCCCACGTCGCGCAGCCGGTCGGCCACCTCGCGCTGGAACGCGCTGATGCGCGCGCCCGCGGCCCCGCTCGACAGCTGCGGCGCGACGAGCACGTTGATGAGGAGTCCCGTCACCACGCCGACCGCCATCTGCACGAGGTAGCCGAGCGAGTACTGGTCGGCGTCCTGCCCGCCGACGATGAGCACGAACAGCGCCGCCATCGGCACGTACTCGCGGCCCGCGCCGAACCAGCCGGAGCCGGAGAGGATCACGCCGATGCCGACGATCACGGGGATCGACCACCACGAGGGGCCGGTGGTGAGGATCACGGCGGTCGCGAGGACGATGCCCGCCGCGAGGCCGAGGAGCGTCTGGACGCCGGTGCGCGCGGATCCCATGAGCGTCGGGTACATGCTCACGAGCGCGCCGAGCGGCGCGTAGTAGGGGTACTCGTTCGCGACGCCGGGCACGTACGGCGCGACGGCCCAGGCGATGCCGACCGCGAGCGCGGTCTTGGCGGCGAGCAGCAGCCGGTCGGGGGAGACGGCGGCGTGCCAGGCGCGCGCGACCTCGTGCCGTGCTGTCCCCATGCGCATGTGCCGAGGCTATCGAGGCGGGGAGCGCCGGGCCGCATCGGCCGCCGCGCTCCCCGCCTCGATCAGGCGCGGGTCGCCTCGATCACCATGTCGTCGCGCGACGGGCTGCCGTCCGGGCGCTGCAGGCACGTGATCACGACGAGCCGGCCCGGGGTGTCGGCCCAGACCTCGGCGTCGTCGGGCAGCTGGCCCTTGGGCACCGCGCGGCTGGATCCGACGGCGTAGTCGACGCCCGCCACCTCGATCACCGCGCCGGGGGCGACGCTCGCGCTGCCCGCCCGGTCGTCGATGAGCAGGTCGCCGGGGCCCGTGCCGCCGCCGCGCACCGAGTGCATCACGACGAACACCGTGCCCGTCGCGGCGTCCTCGGGCGCGACGCCGAGGTCGCGCACGCGGTACGCGGAGGAGAAGCCCGGGGGATCCACGACGCCGCCGACCACGTCGACCGCGCCGAGCGGCACGTCGAGACCGACCGAGGGGGCGCGGAACCGGCCGAGGCCCGAGTCGACCGCCGTGATGGCGCCGTCGGCGCCCGCGGCGGGCGCGGGGACGTCAGCCTGCACCGGGGCGCCCGCGAGGTCGCGGGGGAGGTCGGCCGGGACCGGCCACCCGCCCACCGCGGCGAGCCCGCCCGCGACCACGGCCGCGGACGCGACGACGACGCCGGCGGCGGCGAGGAGCCGCCGCCGGGTCGCCCGACCAGCCGTCGTCGCAGTCGTCGTCACGGCCTGCGCGGCGCGACGCGACGGCGCGCGATCGTGCGGCCCGCGATCGCGGCGAGGCCCGCGAGGCCGAGCGCGGCGAGCGCGAGGCCCGGCCACGGGTCGGCGGCGACGGCCGCGCCGCCGGTCGCGACCATGGGGCCCGCGTGACGCGCGCCGGTCGCGGTCGCCGTGACGGCGGAGACGGCCGCGGCGCTCACGGTGATGGTCGCGGGATCCGAGACCGCCCGGCCCTGCGCGTCCACGAGGGTCAGCGTGTGCGTGCCGGGGTCGGTGCCCGCGGGGATCGTGACGGTGCCCGACGCGGCGCCGTCCGATGCCGCGGTGACGGAACCGACGTCGGTCGGCGTCGAGCGCAGGATCACCCGGTACGTCGCGCCCGGCGTGAGGCCGGCGGCGCGGAACGCGACGGTGCCGCCCGCGGTGGGAGCGGATCCGCCCGGCAGCGCGATCTCCGCGAGCCCGGCCGTGACGCGGTACGTGCGCGTCGTGCGCCCGTCCGCCGCGGTCACGGTGACGGTCACGGTGCGGCCGTCGACCGCGACGGACGACGAGGCTGATCCGTCCGCGGTGGTCACCCGCACGTCGGCGGGAGTGACGGCGGGGAGGCCGACGGGCACGACGGCCCCGGCGGATCCGGCCGCGTCGCCGAGCGGCACGGCCACGCCGCCCACGGTGATGGAGGCCGCCGCCGCGTCGTCCGAGACGAGGAACTCGGCGCGGAGGGCCCGGATCTCCTGGTCGTCGACGCCGAGCGTGGTGCGGATGTAGGAGTCCATCCCCGCGTAGCGCGACGCGATGCCCGCCTCGAACGTGCCCTGGAGGAGCGCGGGCGTGGCCCACGTGACGCCGAGCTGCGTGTTCGAGAGCAGGTAGTCGTGGAGGATGTCGGAGCTGCCGACGCCGAGGATCCGGTCGAGCAGGTCGATGACGGTGCCCGTGCGGTCCATGCCGTGCGAG
The genomic region above belongs to Clavibacter phaseoli and contains:
- a CDS encoding class F sortase, whose product is MTTTATTAGRATRRRLLAAAGVVVASAAVVAGGLAAVGGWPVPADLPRDLAGAPVQADVPAPAAGADGAITAVDSGLGRFRAPSVGLDVPLGAVDVVGGVVDPPGFSSAYRVRDLGVAPEDAATGTVFVVMHSVRGGGTGPGDLLIDDRAGSASVAPGAVIEVAGVDYAVGSSRAVPKGQLPDDAEVWADTPGRLVVITCLQRPDGSPSRDDMVIEATRA
- the treS gene encoding maltose alpha-D-glucosyltransferase, coding for MDDAIETNAIPEPEPTEITYDEDRFPARPARLRARPQLRASGIRRSSNDPRAADASNPSYVEWLRRQSMLGDADVLSRGLSGSPSMWSNPYARPDARRAIDTASVWFTAYPISLITKPGESYLGALGDPQLWEIFQSIGIEAVHTGPVKLAGGITEWSQTASVDGHFDRISTQIDAAFGTEDEFRRLTEVADQHGGSVIDDIVPGHTGKGADFRLAEMGYKDFPGIYHMVEIPEEDWGLLPDVLPGRDAVNLDVAAEQALADQGYIIGRLQRVIFYAPGVKETNWSATAPVLGVDGRTRRWVYLHYFKQGQPSINWLDPTFAGMRMVIGDALHSLGDLGASALRLDANGFLGVEKSVEGPAWSEGHPLSEAANHLIASMVRKVGGFSFQELNLTMEDIRDTGRVGADLSYDFINRPAYQHALATGDTEFLRLTLRTSLEVGVEPVTLVHALQNHDELTYELVHWATEHCADVFPFRGDEMTGADLAETIRGDLLEELTGDSADYNHVFTTNGIACTTASVIAAAQGFTTLDAIGEGDVDGIRAAHLLLAKFNAWQPGVFALSAWDLLGVLPLQASQVADLIEGGDTRWVHRGGHDLLDAAPEATGSGSGMPRGRSLYGSLPAQIGDPSSFASGLRSVLEVRERFDVALGTQLDVPDVGHPGMLVMVHRLDNGDLEADARLQLTVLNFTGEPILATVRSEHLPSRRVVRDATTGEEVGTVDDLSSFPVQLEPYAGLFLMLDEEQEAEEA
- a CDS encoding CGNR zinc finger domain-containing protein, producing MLFTPDTEDVLAFDAVILNTAPRATRSGDDLLATPEQLADLMTRSGFSGRFDRDDRELREVHRARARLREIWDLDRDAMVDPVNELLTRHHAAPRLVRHDALDWHLHATPEDAPLADRILVEAAMALVDVVRSDATDRLRVCAADDCDGVLVDLSRNGSKRFCSVRCGNRMNMVAFRERRAADPVG
- a CDS encoding SRPBCC family protein, producing MPVVESRRIVPVEPAVAFAISQTQGAIRKRWDPFIAHQHLMGGATEPAKGVRTFTVSRLGLSMVSEYVSHQPPSNVGMKMTQGSWFFARMGGGWRFAPAEGQPGSTLATWRYNFACRPAWLAPVAERIGAWILQRDMDRRIDGFARGCADPVVLAHVGAGALASDGS
- a CDS encoding dolichyl-phosphate-mannose--protein mannosyltransferase; amino-acid sequence: MPDSPYRPAEHGDDGTAADGTAAPVAADTAREPAHADDATPTRASQRADERAVTARGSRLDDLWARLVSTPARRRAWHWGGPIAITLLAAVLRIQSLGHPATLVFDETFYVKDAWTLLHLGYEGSWPTDPNPDFIAGQTDGYLQAPAFVAHPPLGKWIIALGLAVFGAADPVGWRIATAVVGTLAVLLLMLIARRLTGSAVVATIAGFLFAIDGHAIVMSRIALLDTHVMFFGLLGFGAILLDRTWHERRFTALLARRRAARPDDARPMEFGPVVLWRPWLIAAGLAFGATSSVKWSGIFFLAGFGLYVVLTDMLLRRRHGLAAWFTAGAAVQGPVSFLLLVPPAIAAFLASYAGWFATSNGYFRNWAAEGANAWQGSLAWVPLPLQSLWHYLAQQYAFNVGLDVTHPYRADPRLWLLLYRPTQFYYEGYGYGESGCTIDACSASITSIANPIIWWLSVAAMLYLVYRLAARREWRVGLVLMGMVVGYLPWLLYVNRTVFQFYSIAFEPYLILCLAMVLGMILGDRGDARFRRTRGIVIVGVVLVVCALVSAFFYPLWTGQLVPTWFWRLHAWIPSGWI
- a CDS encoding EamA family transporter, which gives rise to MERRHLTTGLVLAVVAAASFGLSGAFVKPLLEAGWSPVAAVALRALIGGLLLAPIALVQLRGDLRPVLRAWRRVLGMALVGVAGAQVMYFAAIERIPVGTAILIEFMAPLLLVAVAWAMTRRRPAVPVLLGSVAAAGGLALVVSPSGGGALDPVGLLFAIGAMVGCAGYFAIAARGADGLPPVALAAAGLLVAAVLLALVGLTGILPFTGSVADVVMLGSVVPWWVPMLVVGVVATALAYGAGITAGAMLGSRLASFTGLLEVAAAGAWAWLLLGEELTALQLVGGALIVAGIVAVRFDARAEALPVGEDAGAAATASPAG
- the rsmI gene encoding 16S rRNA (cytidine(1402)-2'-O)-methyltransferase, translated to MIILGATPIGNLGDASRRLVEALTSATVIAAEDTRTTIRLLGALGVENRPRLIALHDHNEQERSADLVELARETDVLVLSDAGMPAISDPGFHLVEAAAAAGVRVTVIPGPSAVLSALAVSGLPTDRFTFEGFLPRKGGDRRRVLRELVRERRTMVFFESPNRLQASLEDVVAEWGPDRRLVVCRELTKLYEEVRRGSAAELAAWAAEGVRGEIVVVAEGAAALEVDLATGVTQVLELVADGARLKDAAGTIAEATGLGKRDLYQAALAAR
- a CDS encoding tyrosine-protein phosphatase; translation: MKIPPARRAAPARIGALTVAAAAVALSVGIGAPAHAADPALQPAPTASDHLITDVPGLVNGRELGAFAGVDGRTVAASRLIRTESLDRITAAGAATLASVHHVDLVIDLRTPGQIQAKPDVPIPGAKTVAISMFGDAGDYPDDTVMYRDLIDKGHVDAGTPGVMINAYRSILRTLAAHTGDGTILIHCSHGMDRTGTVIDLLDRILGVGSSDILHDYLLSNTQLGVTWATPALLQGTFEAGIASRYAGMDSYIRTTLGVDDQEIRALRAEFLVSDDAAAASITVGGVAVPLGDAAGSAGAVVPVGLPAVTPADVRVTTADGSASSSVAVDGRTVTVTVTAADGRTTRTYRVTAGLAEIALPGGSAPTAGGTVAFRAAGLTPGATYRVILRSTPTDVGSVTAASDGAASGTVTIPAGTDPGTHTLTLVDAQGRAVSDPATITVSAAAVSAVTATATGARHAGPMVATGGAAVAADPWPGLALAALGLAGLAAIAGRTIARRRVAPRRP
- a CDS encoding FUSC family protein is translated as MRMGTARHEVARAWHAAVSPDRLLLAAKTALAVGIAWAVAPYVPGVANEYPYYAPLGALVSMYPTLMGSARTGVQTLLGLAAGIVLATAVILTTGPSWWSIPVIVGIGVILSGSGWFGAGREYVPMAALFVLIVGGQDADQYSLGYLVQMAVGVVTGLLINVLVAPQLSSGAAGARISAFQREVADRLRDVGDAVEADSPPAHDDWIRASEDLAGTARAVRAELAEADESRKGNPRALVNKRDVRIDHARLEAMDQIVFHVRDVSAALADTTWRERGAMGLDREIAGPIHDACHAVAGVLDLDDPDSPERHRAMGEAARQVRLLVEAVDRRAQELGQAMGPGVLTAMHLKRVLRHLEPVDAAESPAP